One Dermacentor silvarum isolate Dsil-2018 chromosome 10, BIME_Dsil_1.4, whole genome shotgun sequence genomic window carries:
- the LOC119431616 gene encoding uncharacterized protein LOC119431616, which yields MHVPRGWLLLLVLLLSVCFSLSGARSYRLSPEEPEEEPDDIDLESEGDEPSEETEDPRMDEEETEEDGIEEDGVEDDGSDEENMEERMGEKTHGRAQGRLTVQRGETILRAERHAIRQFEIHIQLGRQFEQNLTSMRELVATEMEKSRTRREMVDCQKKMAKIDKILTQVKTRTDESEMRFRKLLKRILSGDIRSERRCHTLLQGLLSGYRTSLQSVVRNSAGFLRSIARGVSGALAHLGRGILDVFKLKFEPFKLAIDAITNRRRFRRPFGSMVFGR from the exons ATGCATGTGCCACGTGGATGGCTGTTGCTACTTGTGCTGCTGTTGTCAGTATGCTTCAGCCTCAGTGGAGCACGCTCGTACCGACTTTCACCCGAGGAACCTGAAGAGGAACCAGACGACATTGACCTGGAGAGCG AGGGCGACGAACCATCAGAGGAAACTGAAGACCCGAGGATGGATGAAGAAGAAACGGAAGAAGACGGAATCGAAGAAGATGGAGTGGAAGATGATGGATCGGACGAAGAGAATATGGAGGAGAGAATGGGAGAAAAAACTCACGGAAGAGCTCAGGGGCGGCTGACCGTTCAACGTGGTGAGACG ATCTTGCGTGCCGAGCGTCACGCGATCCGCCAGTTCGAGATTCACATCCAGCTGGGCCGGCAGTTCGAGCAAAACCTGACCAGCATGCGCGAGCTGGTCGCCACCGAGATGGAGAAGAGCCGCACCCGACGCGAGATGGTCGACTGCCAGAAGAAGATGGCCAAGATTGACAAAATTCTCACTCAAGTGAAAACCAG AACGGACGAGTCGGAAATGCGGTTCCGGAAGCTCCTGAAGCGAATCCTGTCCGGCGATATCCGTTCCGAGCGAAGGTGTCACACCCTGCTTCAGGGACTGCTGTCCGGATATCGCACGTCACTGCAAAGCGTCGTCCGCAATTCGGCCGGCTTTCTACGGAGCATCGCTCGCGGGGTTTCTGGTGCGCTGGCCCACCTGGGCCGGGGTATCCTCGACGTCTTCAAGCTCAAGTTCGAGCCGTTcaagctcgccatcgacgccatcACAAATCGAAGGCGATTTCGTAGGCCCTTCGGCAGCATGGTATTTGGTCGCTGA